A window of Rubricoccus marinus contains these coding sequences:
- a CDS encoding T9SS type A sorting domain-containing protein yields the protein MMRNATLALAALALFAAPEALAQCTGTAGTDFQRVTVRDINAIPQANVDQLNSASAAGTLDIAQIQTLLTNDLEDELVEFTAVVLSNPRLSGLASAVDGIPGRIHVFVRDITAATAGPEGMGIQIVDGRSAREETQNLFVGDEITVCGFVSPFDGGGKSMQISPVSVTNNGNPVGAGDPILDPITVSIDDFHDAVDDLTQIDWSVYGDYNGQYVRLVNTTVVQGVQGARPNVLFSDASDGGAPQTNLYDTSVCFRNDRDATYFPPGQAAACIDDDFVPPATGTANVQGFLLFTGDTGGFNYSTPNGANFVINPFEDTDFEVASAPPTVSVNGPATVPGPSDDVTITATIVAGDGTIASAVLNYRYVVDGTEVQSGQATLTRTSGDEFTATIPARTSDDANGAYVFYNVVATDTEGGSTTTDEQAYLVFEGAINSIALIQTVFDATAGAEASPLATGNAVTFDLDAVVQSIFQTGSGNNWVATIQDDEDLAPFTGIWIFFGSADPGLAVGDRINISEATVTENFNVTQLTNVTFTETGSGAPYGYVEVPTSAFNGSNGAFTAEQHEGMLVSFDDVTVVSTNADAPNGPFGEFLFSSDGTTGNGVRADDYSNGLSYTGNDPDELLDEGNVLDFVRGPLYYSFFNYKVTPVTTADIGAVISANEGGIQARTIRIDGTYPNPVTGMARVEYELDAAGPATLRLYDVTGREVATLASGDTAAGAHVATLNAAGLASGVYVLRLEAAGEVTTARIAVVR from the coding sequence ATGATGAGAAACGCTACCCTCGCCCTCGCGGCGCTGGCACTCTTCGCGGCGCCAGAGGCGCTCGCGCAGTGCACCGGCACCGCAGGCACCGACTTCCAGCGGGTCACCGTTCGCGACATCAACGCGATCCCGCAGGCCAACGTTGACCAGCTGAACTCCGCCTCCGCGGCGGGCACGCTGGACATCGCGCAGATCCAGACGCTGCTCACCAACGACCTCGAAGACGAGCTCGTCGAGTTCACCGCCGTCGTCCTCTCCAACCCACGCCTCTCCGGCCTCGCGTCGGCTGTGGACGGCATCCCGGGACGTATCCACGTCTTCGTGCGCGACATCACTGCGGCGACCGCAGGCCCTGAGGGCATGGGCATCCAGATCGTGGACGGCCGCTCCGCGCGTGAGGAGACGCAGAACCTCTTCGTCGGCGACGAGATCACTGTTTGCGGCTTCGTGAGCCCCTTCGATGGCGGCGGCAAGAGCATGCAGATCTCCCCGGTCAGCGTCACCAACAACGGCAACCCCGTTGGTGCTGGCGACCCGATCCTGGACCCGATCACGGTTTCCATCGACGACTTCCACGACGCCGTTGACGACCTGACGCAGATCGACTGGAGCGTGTACGGCGACTACAACGGCCAGTACGTCCGTTTGGTCAACACGACCGTCGTGCAGGGCGTTCAGGGCGCGCGTCCCAACGTGCTGTTCTCCGACGCCTCTGATGGCGGCGCACCGCAGACCAACCTCTACGACACGTCCGTCTGCTTCCGCAACGACCGCGACGCGACGTACTTCCCCCCCGGCCAGGCCGCAGCCTGCATCGACGACGACTTCGTGCCGCCGGCAACGGGCACGGCCAACGTGCAGGGCTTCCTGCTCTTCACCGGCGACACCGGAGGCTTCAACTACTCCACGCCGAACGGCGCTAACTTCGTCATCAACCCGTTCGAGGACACGGACTTCGAGGTCGCATCCGCGCCTCCGACCGTCTCCGTGAACGGCCCCGCAACGGTCCCCGGCCCGAGCGACGACGTGACCATCACGGCGACCATCGTGGCCGGTGACGGCACCATCGCGAGCGCGGTCCTGAACTACCGCTACGTGGTGGACGGCACCGAGGTCCAGAGCGGCCAGGCGACGCTGACGCGGACCTCTGGCGACGAGTTCACGGCCACCATCCCGGCCCGTACGAGCGACGACGCCAACGGCGCTTACGTCTTCTACAACGTTGTCGCTACCGACACCGAGGGCGGCTCGACGACGACCGACGAGCAGGCCTACCTCGTGTTCGAGGGCGCAATCAACAGCATCGCGCTGATCCAGACCGTCTTCGACGCCACCGCAGGCGCGGAGGCCAGCCCGCTCGCCACCGGCAACGCGGTCACCTTCGACCTCGACGCCGTCGTGCAGTCCATCTTCCAGACCGGAAGCGGCAACAACTGGGTCGCAACGATCCAGGACGACGAGGACCTCGCGCCGTTTACTGGCATCTGGATCTTCTTCGGCTCCGCCGACCCCGGCCTGGCCGTGGGCGACCGGATCAACATCAGCGAAGCGACCGTCACCGAGAACTTCAACGTGACGCAGCTCACGAACGTGACGTTCACCGAGACCGGAAGCGGCGCCCCTTACGGCTACGTAGAGGTCCCCACGAGCGCGTTCAACGGCTCGAACGGCGCGTTCACGGCAGAGCAGCACGAAGGCATGCTCGTCTCGTTCGACGACGTGACGGTGGTCTCCACCAACGCGGACGCCCCGAACGGCCCGTTTGGTGAGTTCCTGTTCTCCAGCGACGGCACGACCGGCAACGGCGTCCGCGCGGACGACTACTCGAACGGCCTCTCGTACACGGGCAACGACCCGGACGAGCTGCTCGACGAGGGCAACGTGCTGGACTTCGTCCGTGGCCCGCTCTACTACTCGTTCTTCAACTACAAGGTGACGCCGGTCACGACCGCCGACATCGGCGCCGTGATCAGCGCGAACGAGGGCGGCATCCAGGCCCGCACGATCCGCATCGACGGCACGTACCCCAACCCGGTGACGGGCATGGCACGCGTGGAGTATGAGCTGGACGCCGCTGGCCCCGCCACGCTGCGCCTGTACGACGTGACCGGCCGCGAGGTCGCCACGCTCGCCTCTGGCGACACCGCCGCTGGCGCGCACGTCGCGACGCTCAACGCTGCAGGCCTCGCCTCTGGCGTCTACGTCCTCCGCCTGGAGGCCGCCGGTGAAGTCACGACGGCCCGCATCGCGGTCGTCCGCTAA
- a CDS encoding endonuclease/exonuclease/phosphatase family protein has product MRLFSLFVSFVFVASGATAQTIAPRGTEATFDVASWNIENFGTGAGGTQQRLNAAAVIRQADIDLWALQEIVDVNDFNLLVQELEQDGYAGILGPEPRLGGDQRLAYIYKPDVVTVVATRSILTQNENDFAYRYPFEMFASVTVGDAVQSMQIINIHAKCCGDQASYGRRSRAAAALKNYTDQLANDNRALIVLGDFNDELNQSIAGGLSPYRPYYTDTATYTIATRELNQSNTPTYCSNSSCTSGSTLDHLLFTQDLAASFLPASGDRYGELVAAIQNYRESTSDHLPVLASFTLVVVADEPAPEAAGVALLAPAPSPFRESTALRFRLDEPADVRLDVVDVLGRHVMSASGPYAAGEHAVTLDGSDLASGVYVVRLETGGAVQTRTVVRTR; this is encoded by the coding sequence ATGCGTCTGTTCTCCCTTTTCGTCTCTTTCGTATTCGTCGCCAGCGGCGCCACCGCCCAGACGATCGCCCCACGCGGCACCGAGGCCACGTTCGATGTCGCCTCGTGGAACATCGAGAACTTCGGGACGGGCGCGGGCGGCACGCAGCAGCGGCTCAACGCCGCGGCGGTGATCCGGCAGGCGGACATCGACCTGTGGGCGCTCCAGGAGATCGTAGACGTGAACGACTTTAACCTCCTCGTGCAGGAACTGGAGCAGGACGGCTACGCAGGCATCCTCGGCCCCGAGCCGCGCCTCGGTGGCGACCAGCGGCTCGCGTACATCTACAAGCCCGACGTGGTGACGGTCGTCGCGACGCGCTCCATCCTGACGCAGAACGAGAACGACTTCGCGTATCGGTACCCGTTCGAGATGTTTGCGAGCGTGACCGTGGGCGACGCCGTGCAGTCGATGCAGATCATCAACATCCACGCGAAGTGCTGCGGCGACCAGGCCAGCTACGGGCGGCGCTCGCGGGCGGCGGCGGCGCTGAAGAACTACACGGACCAGCTCGCGAATGACAACCGCGCCCTGATCGTCCTCGGCGACTTCAACGACGAGCTCAACCAGTCCATCGCCGGCGGCCTCTCCCCGTACCGCCCCTACTACACGGACACGGCGACGTACACCATCGCCACGCGCGAGCTCAACCAGTCCAACACGCCGACCTACTGCTCGAACTCCTCGTGCACGTCCGGCAGCACCCTGGACCACCTCCTGTTCACGCAGGACCTCGCCGCGAGCTTCCTGCCCGCCTCTGGCGACCGCTACGGCGAGCTCGTCGCGGCGATCCAGAACTACCGCGAGTCCACGTCTGACCACCTGCCGGTCCTGGCGAGCTTCACGCTCGTTGTCGTGGCCGACGAACCCGCGCCAGAGGCTGCGGGTGTGGCGCTGCTCGCGCCGGCGCCCTCCCCGTTCCGCGAGTCGACGGCACTGCGCTTCCGCCTGGACGAGCCCGCCGACGTGCGGCTCGACGTGGTGGACGTGCTCGGCCGCCACGTGATGAGCGCCAGCGGCCCTTACGCCGCGGGCGAGCACGCCGTCACGCTGGACGGGTCCGATCTCGCCTCTGGCGTCTACGTCGTGCGGCTCGAAACGGGCGGCGCGGTGCAGACGCGGACCGTCGTGCGCACGCGCTAA
- the aroQ gene encoding type II 3-dehydroquinate dehydratase: MSSRPAVLVLNGPNLNRLGIREPEIYGAMTLADLETGLRADFPDLTLRFEQHNSEAGLIDALHAADTVETAGIVLNAAGYTHTSVVLRDAISSISTPVVEVHISNVYARESFRHTSLIAAVCSGVIAGFGVESYRMAVRHFADRP, encoded by the coding sequence ATGTCTTCCCGCCCTGCCGTTCTCGTCCTCAACGGCCCCAACCTGAACCGCCTCGGGATCCGCGAGCCGGAGATCTACGGCGCGATGACGCTGGCGGATCTCGAAACCGGCCTGCGCGCGGACTTTCCCGACCTCACGCTCCGCTTCGAGCAGCACAACAGCGAAGCCGGCCTGATCGACGCGCTGCACGCCGCGGACACCGTGGAGACGGCCGGCATCGTGCTCAACGCCGCAGGCTACACCCACACGTCGGTCGTCCTGCGCGATGCCATCTCGTCGATCTCCACGCCCGTCGTGGAGGTCCACATCTCCAACGTGTACGCCCGCGAGTCCTTCCGTCACACGTCGCTGATCGCGGCGGTCTGCTCGGGCGTGATCGCGGGCTTCGGCGTGGAGAGCTACCGGATGGCGGTACGGCACTTCGCGGACCGGCCGTGA
- the murJ gene encoding murein biosynthesis integral membrane protein MurJ produces the protein MSSTPHDGTAPEGEPLDASGGPGAVSEDSESTPEADVEAAMDAEASHGDAPPEASGTASGSDGPGSAETATPKASGAGSAAGLVAAGIFASRVIGLVRDRIIGYFFGVGAFSDVYRLGLRAPNLLQNLLGEGTLSAAFIPIYSRMVENGREEDAGRFAGAVLGLLAVVAFGVALLGVIFADAIVGVLQPGWLGDAEAFARGEIAVNRYDLAVAVVRLAFPMTAVLVLSAWALGILNSHRKFLLSYFAPVAWNVALLVALGIGAYLYFDDPLAVGALDVVPTDALSKLLIALFIGGVAGGVLQFGVQLPTVFRVMKGFRLSVSTAVPGVKEGIKAFVPVVLGRGAYQLSGYLDVFLSSFLAAGALAALGYAQTLYLLPISLFGMSVAASELPELSRISKTELSTFLERVRGSLGQILYLVIPTVVGYLAFGYLVVGVLYQTGSFGVDDTWLVYLVLAAYTVGLAATTASRLLQNAFYALDDTKTPARIAVWRVVISAIVGSALMIVFDRLSVFEVIGVASEGEPLRMGAVGLALGSAAGGWIELWRLVRALKKQAPDFTLPWGRAGRMTGLALLAAVPAGLIYAFVPVDILPIWLYGAGVLAVFGFGYLALGHALSFPEGDAWTGKFLRRLKRS, from the coding sequence GTGAGCAGCACCCCCCACGACGGCACCGCGCCAGAGGGCGAGCCGCTCGACGCCTCTGGCGGCCCGGGCGCCGTCTCCGAGGATTCCGAGTCCACGCCAGAGGCTGACGTGGAGGCGGCGATGGACGCCGAGGCATCGCACGGAGATGCTCCGCCAGAGGCGAGCGGCACCGCTTCAGGCAGCGACGGCCCGGGCAGCGCTGAAACGGCTACGCCAAAGGCCTCTGGCGCGGGCAGCGCGGCCGGCCTCGTGGCGGCGGGCATTTTCGCGAGCCGCGTTATCGGGCTCGTCCGCGACCGCATCATCGGCTACTTCTTTGGCGTCGGCGCGTTCTCAGACGTGTACCGGCTGGGGCTGCGGGCGCCGAACCTGCTGCAGAACCTGCTCGGCGAGGGCACGCTCTCGGCGGCGTTTATCCCCATCTACAGCCGGATGGTGGAGAACGGGCGCGAGGAAGACGCCGGGCGCTTTGCCGGCGCGGTCCTCGGGCTCCTGGCGGTCGTCGCGTTCGGCGTCGCGCTCTTGGGCGTCATCTTCGCGGACGCCATCGTCGGCGTGCTCCAGCCGGGCTGGCTGGGCGACGCCGAGGCCTTCGCCAGAGGCGAGATCGCGGTCAACCGCTACGATTTGGCGGTGGCGGTCGTGCGGCTGGCCTTCCCGATGACGGCCGTTTTGGTGCTGAGCGCGTGGGCGCTGGGCATCCTCAACAGCCACCGGAAGTTCCTCCTGTCGTACTTCGCGCCTGTGGCCTGGAACGTGGCGCTGCTCGTCGCGCTCGGCATCGGCGCGTACCTGTACTTCGACGACCCGCTGGCGGTGGGCGCGCTCGACGTGGTCCCGACGGACGCGCTCTCGAAGCTGCTGATCGCGCTGTTCATCGGCGGCGTCGCAGGCGGCGTGCTCCAGTTCGGCGTCCAACTGCCGACGGTTTTTCGCGTGATGAAGGGCTTCCGCCTGAGCGTCTCCACAGCCGTTCCAGGCGTGAAGGAAGGCATCAAGGCGTTCGTGCCCGTCGTCCTTGGCCGCGGCGCGTACCAGCTCTCGGGCTACCTCGATGTTTTCCTCTCCAGCTTCCTGGCCGCTGGCGCCCTCGCGGCGCTGGGCTACGCGCAGACGCTGTACCTCCTCCCGATCTCGCTGTTCGGCATGAGCGTGGCCGCGAGCGAGCTCCCCGAGCTTTCGCGCATCTCGAAAACGGAGTTGAGCACGTTCCTGGAGCGCGTGCGCGGCTCGCTGGGCCAGATCCTCTACCTCGTCATCCCGACGGTCGTGGGCTACCTCGCGTTCGGGTACTTGGTGGTGGGCGTGCTCTACCAAACCGGCAGCTTTGGCGTGGACGATACGTGGCTCGTCTACCTCGTCCTCGCGGCCTACACCGTCGGTCTGGCCGCGACGACCGCCAGCCGGCTGCTACAGAACGCGTTTTACGCGCTGGACGACACCAAAACGCCCGCGCGCATCGCGGTCTGGCGCGTGGTCATCTCCGCCATCGTCGGCTCGGCGCTGATGATCGTGTTCGACCGCCTGAGCGTGTTCGAGGTCATCGGCGTGGCGAGCGAGGGCGAGCCGCTGCGGATGGGCGCGGTCGGCCTCGCGTTGGGCTCGGCCGCTGGCGGCTGGATCGAACTCTGGCGGCTCGTGCGCGCGCTCAAAAAGCAGGCGCCGGACTTCACATTGCCGTGGGGCCGCGCGGGCCGCATGACAGGCCTCGCGCTTCTGGCGGCCGTCCCGGCGGGCCTGATCTACGCCTTCGTTCCGGTCGACATTCTGCCCATCTGGCTGTACGGCGCGGGCGTGCTGGCCGTCTTCGGCTTCGGCTACCTCGCGCTGGGCCACGCGCTGAGCTTCCCCGAAGGCGACGCGTGGACGGGCAAGTTCCTGCGCCGCCTGAAGCGGTCCTAG
- a CDS encoding dipeptidyl-peptidase 3 family protein gives MKPFLLFLPLAALAVLAGCRAESAPAVSPTATTDGLTPQEDSVLVAKLAQYTTVRLDADLSGLSDSTRQMIPLLIQAAEAMDEVFWMQAYPGDKDSLLASLDSEAARRYVMINYGPWDRLDGNAPFLPGVGPKPLGANLYPRGATPEAIREAADLYPERDLLGLYTVVRRNARGRLNGTPYHVAFAEQHERAAGLLRRAAALAQDAGLKTYLELRADALETGNYQPSDLAWMDMKTNPLDVVIGPIETYEDQLMGFKAAHEAYVLLKDPEWSARLQRYAELLPELQRGLPVDSTYKTETPGTDADLGAYDVLYVGGDANAGSKTIAINLPNDEEVQLQKGSRRLQLKNAMRAKFDRILRPITEELIVEEQRANVTFDAFFGNTMFHEVAHGLGIKNTVSGNGTVREALRDNASAIEEGKADVLGLYMVTSLIERGEWTEATLEDHYVTFVASIFRSVRFGASSAHGRANLVRFNYFVEKGAIVQEDDGRWRVVLEKMAEATDGLSRDLLMLQGDGDYDATAAFAATYGEMTPALTASLEQLAAAGIPVDVVFEQGVDVLGLSPEASGE, from the coding sequence ATGAAGCCCTTTTTGCTCTTTCTGCCGCTGGCGGCGCTCGCCGTGCTCGCGGGCTGCCGCGCCGAGAGCGCGCCCGCCGTGAGCCCTACCGCCACGACCGACGGCCTGACGCCCCAGGAGGACTCCGTCCTCGTCGCCAAGCTCGCGCAGTACACAACGGTGCGGCTGGACGCCGACCTCTCGGGGCTCAGCGACAGCACGCGCCAGATGATTCCGTTGCTGATCCAAGCCGCCGAGGCCATGGATGAGGTGTTCTGGATGCAGGCCTACCCCGGCGACAAGGACTCGCTGCTCGCGAGCCTGGACAGCGAGGCCGCCAGGCGCTACGTGATGATCAACTACGGGCCGTGGGACCGCCTGGACGGCAACGCGCCGTTCCTGCCGGGCGTCGGGCCGAAGCCACTGGGGGCCAACCTCTACCCGCGCGGCGCCACGCCAGAGGCCATCCGTGAGGCGGCCGATCTCTACCCGGAGCGCGACCTGCTCGGGTTGTACACCGTTGTCCGGCGCAACGCCAGAGGCCGCCTGAACGGGACGCCGTACCACGTCGCCTTTGCCGAGCAGCACGAACGCGCGGCGGGCCTCTTGCGGCGCGCTGCCGCGCTCGCGCAGGACGCGGGGCTCAAGACCTACCTGGAGCTCCGCGCCGACGCGCTGGAGACGGGCAACTACCAGCCCAGCGACCTCGCGTGGATGGACATGAAGACGAACCCGCTCGACGTGGTGATCGGCCCCATCGAGACGTACGAGGACCAGCTGATGGGCTTCAAGGCGGCGCACGAGGCGTACGTGCTGCTCAAGGACCCCGAGTGGAGCGCGCGCTTGCAGCGCTACGCCGAACTCCTGCCCGAGCTTCAGCGCGGCCTCCCGGTGGATAGCACCTACAAGACCGAAACGCCCGGGACCGACGCCGACCTCGGCGCCTACGACGTGCTCTACGTCGGCGGAGATGCGAACGCGGGCTCCAAGACCATCGCGATCAACCTGCCCAACGATGAGGAGGTGCAGCTCCAGAAGGGCAGCCGCCGGTTGCAGCTCAAAAACGCGATGCGCGCCAAGTTCGACCGCATTCTGCGGCCCATTACGGAAGAGCTCATCGTAGAGGAGCAACGGGCCAACGTGACGTTCGACGCCTTTTTCGGCAACACGATGTTCCACGAGGTGGCGCACGGGCTGGGCATCAAGAACACGGTCTCGGGCAACGGGACCGTCCGCGAGGCGCTGCGCGACAACGCGAGCGCGATCGAGGAGGGCAAGGCCGACGTGCTGGGCCTCTACATGGTCACGAGCCTGATCGAGCGCGGCGAGTGGACCGAGGCGACGCTAGAGGACCACTACGTCACCTTCGTGGCGTCCATCTTCCGCAGCGTCCGCTTTGGGGCGAGCAGCGCGCACGGCCGCGCCAACCTCGTGCGCTTCAACTACTTCGTCGAGAAGGGCGCCATCGTGCAAGAGGACGACGGCCGCTGGCGCGTCGTGCTCGAGAAAATGGCCGAGGCCACCGACGGCCTCTCCCGCGACCTGCTGATGCTCCAGGGCGACGGCGACTACGACGCGACCGCCGCCTTCGCGGCGACCTACGGCGAGATGACGCCTGCGCTGACCGCGAGCCTGGAGCAGCTCGCCGCGGCGGGCATCCCGGTGGATGTCGTCTTCGAGCAGGGCGTGGACGTGCTGGGCCTCTCGCCAGAGGCCTCTGGCGAATGA
- a CDS encoding TonB-dependent receptor family protein: protein MRRLLTLTLLLAASGARGQAPAPDTLALPSVRVEATRSEGGIARAPFSVAVIERGITERSANAGAGLETALRSLPGLFVADRENAALGERLIVRGQGYRSAFGVRGVQVVLDGIPLTLADGQAVLGVVDPETVRRAEIVRGPASALWGNGSGGVLFLDTVPPEDTATAQLTGGAYGLIRASGEGATRLGAGRVGLAVSRTERTGYRDYSAQEVYRARGFADLPLSLRADLRILAALEESPLLQHPGALTLEDLETDRRQAETRYVDSNSGKRSTQGQLSARLRAVTPEATYSATAYGIARDLRNPLPFAYIGVDRLAGGLRLSAERDLGPLAVALGADGAVQRDSRFNAPNENGEPGAVRDLDQLETVASGGLFARAGLPLAGPLRAEAALRADRVRFSADDRLLSDGDQSGSRTLGAFSPQVGLSYRSRGVLAFASFATGFQTPTTTELVNRPEGGGGFNAEVGPQRSSGVELGARGVILGRALVDVAVYSLVVRDGLAPFEGEDGRTFYANRERTTHRGLEAFAEWSPLADVRATATYAYSRLRFASAHGTDELDGNTLPGVPEHRLSARIRFSRGGFFLAPEASVRSRLWADDANTADASGAVVLDLALGHEGLRAGGATLLPFVRIQNVLDAQTVGSVAINARGGRYYEPAPGRGVSAGLSVRL, encoded by the coding sequence ATGCGACGACTCCTCACGCTCACGCTCCTCCTCGCCGCCTCTGGCGCCAGAGGCCAGGCCCCAGCCCCCGACACCCTCGCGCTCCCGTCGGTCCGGGTAGAGGCCACGCGCAGCGAAGGCGGCATCGCGCGCGCGCCGTTCAGCGTGGCCGTGATCGAGCGCGGCATCACCGAGCGAAGTGCGAACGCGGGCGCCGGGCTGGAGACCGCGCTGCGGTCGCTCCCCGGCCTGTTCGTGGCCGACCGCGAAAACGCGGCGCTCGGCGAGCGGCTGATCGTGCGCGGGCAGGGCTACCGCTCCGCCTTCGGCGTGCGCGGCGTGCAGGTCGTACTGGATGGCATCCCGCTCACGCTCGCCGATGGCCAGGCCGTGCTCGGCGTCGTGGACCCCGAGACCGTCCGGCGCGCCGAGATCGTGCGCGGCCCCGCGAGCGCGCTCTGGGGGAACGGCAGCGGCGGCGTCCTCTTCCTCGACACTGTCCCGCCAGAGGACACGGCGACGGCGCAACTCACCGGCGGCGCCTACGGCCTGATCCGCGCCTCTGGCGAAGGCGCGACGCGGCTGGGAGCCGGGCGCGTCGGGCTCGCGGTAAGCAGGACCGAGCGCACCGGCTACCGCGACTACAGCGCGCAGGAGGTGTACCGCGCCAGAGGCTTTGCCGACCTGCCGCTCTCCCTCCGCGCCGACCTGCGGATTCTGGCCGCGCTGGAGGAGTCGCCGCTGCTCCAGCATCCCGGCGCGCTCACACTGGAGGACCTGGAAACGGACCGGCGGCAGGCCGAGACGCGCTACGTGGACTCCAACTCAGGCAAGAGGAGCACCCAGGGGCAACTCTCCGCGCGGCTCCGCGCCGTCACGCCAGAGGCCACCTATTCGGCCACGGCCTACGGCATCGCGCGCGACCTCCGCAACCCGCTCCCGTTCGCGTACATCGGCGTGGACCGCCTCGCGGGAGGGCTTCGGCTGAGCGCCGAGCGCGATCTGGGGCCTCTGGCGGTTGCCCTCGGTGCCGATGGCGCGGTCCAGCGCGACAGCCGGTTCAACGCGCCCAACGAGAACGGCGAGCCGGGCGCCGTCCGCGATCTGGATCAGCTCGAAACCGTCGCCAGCGGCGGGCTTTTCGCACGCGCCGGATTGCCTCTGGCGGGGCCACTCCGCGCCGAGGCCGCACTTCGCGCCGACCGTGTCCGCTTCTCCGCCGATGACCGGTTGCTGAGCGACGGCGACCAGAGCGGATCGCGCACGCTGGGAGCGTTCAGCCCGCAGGTCGGACTGAGCTACCGATCCAGAGGCGTGCTCGCCTTCGCGTCCTTCGCGACCGGCTTCCAAACGCCGACGACGACCGAACTCGTCAACCGTCCCGAGGGCGGCGGCGGGTTCAACGCCGAGGTCGGGCCGCAGCGCTCGTCCGGGGTTGAACTCGGCGCCAGAGGCGTCATTTTGGGCCGCGCGCTCGTGGACGTGGCCGTGTACAGCCTGGTCGTGCGCGACGGGCTCGCGCCGTTCGAGGGCGAGGACGGGCGCACGTTCTACGCCAACCGCGAGCGCACCACGCATCGCGGCCTCGAAGCCTTTGCCGAGTGGTCGCCTCTGGCGGACGTCCGCGCGACGGCGACGTACGCCTACAGCCGCCTCCGTTTCGCTTCGGCCCATGGGACGGACGAGTTGGACGGCAACACGCTCCCGGGCGTGCCCGAGCACCGCCTCTCGGCGCGGATCCGCTTCTCACGCGGCGGCTTTTTCCTCGCGCCAGAGGCCTCGGTCCGCTCGCGCCTCTGGGCGGACGACGCCAACACGGCCGACGCCTCTGGCGCCGTCGTGCTGGACCTCGCGCTGGGCCACGAGGGCCTCCGCGCCGGCGGCGCGACGCTCCTCCCGTTCGTCCGCATCCAGAACGTGCTGGACGCCCAGACGGTCGGCTCGGTCGCCATCAACGCCAGAGGCGGACGGTATTACGAGCCCGCGCCAGGCCGCGGCGTGAGTGCGGGGCTGAGCGTTCGTCTGTAG
- a CDS encoding PQQ-dependent sugar dehydrogenase has protein sequence MIRSALALCFLLLAAPMCAQTLPGQSADEVATDAGNVEVLDVTGGLVHPWGMAFLPDGRLLVTERAGRLRIVDTEGNVSPEVPGGPKAYVQGQGGYLDVALDPDFAANQHVWLSYSRPGPGSSSATALGRATMQGDSLTNWEVMFTQTPWFSNGLHFGGRIGFSPEGHVFLTLGERFQFDPAQDLTNHMGAVVRLNRDGSVPEDNPFVGREDALPEIYSYGHRNVQSIAFDPASGDIWEAEYGPLGGDELNLLTPGTNYGWPVVSWGDNYDGSQIPDPDGEAQFTDAVKQWTPVISPSGMIFYTGDVFPEWTGSLVISSLSRQGLVRLNLENGAVANEEIIPLGARIRDVEQGPDGHLYVLTDDRDGHVWRLSPLTAE, from the coding sequence ATGATCCGCTCGGCTCTCGCCCTCTGTTTCCTGCTGCTCGCCGCGCCGATGTGCGCGCAGACGCTCCCCGGCCAGTCCGCCGATGAAGTCGCAACCGACGCGGGCAACGTCGAGGTCCTCGACGTGACCGGCGGCCTCGTGCACCCGTGGGGCATGGCGTTCTTGCCCGACGGACGGCTTCTCGTCACGGAGCGCGCCGGGCGCCTTCGCATCGTGGACACGGAGGGCAACGTCTCGCCAGAGGTCCCCGGTGGGCCGAAGGCTTACGTACAGGGCCAAGGTGGCTACCTCGACGTCGCGCTGGACCCTGACTTCGCGGCCAACCAGCACGTGTGGCTCTCGTACTCGCGCCCCGGTCCGGGCTCGTCGTCCGCGACAGCTCTCGGCCGCGCGACGATGCAGGGCGACAGCCTGACGAATTGGGAGGTGATGTTCACCCAGACGCCGTGGTTCTCCAACGGGCTCCACTTCGGCGGCCGTATCGGCTTCTCGCCAGAGGGCCACGTGTTTCTCACCCTTGGCGAGCGCTTCCAGTTCGACCCGGCGCAGGACCTCACCAACCACATGGGCGCCGTCGTACGGCTCAACCGCGACGGCTCCGTGCCGGAGGACAACCCGTTCGTGGGCCGCGAGGACGCGCTGCCGGAGATCTACAGCTACGGCCACCGCAACGTGCAAAGCATCGCGTTCGACCCGGCCTCTGGCGACATCTGGGAGGCGGAGTACGGCCCGCTCGGTGGCGATGAGCTGAACCTCCTCACGCCCGGCACGAACTACGGCTGGCCCGTCGTGAGCTGGGGCGACAACTACGACGGCTCACAGATTCCAGACCCGGACGGCGAGGCCCAGTTCACCGACGCCGTGAAGCAGTGGACGCCTGTCATCTCGCCCTCCGGCATGATCTTCTACACGGGCGATGTCTTCCCGGAGTGGACCGGGAGCCTCGTGATCAGCAGCCTCTCGCGCCAGGGGCTCGTGCGCCTGAACCTCGAGAACGGCGCCGTTGCGAACGAGGAGATCATCCCGCTCGGCGCCCGTATCCGTGACGTAGAGCAGGGTCCGGACGGCCACCTTTACGTGCTCACCGACGACCGCGACGGCCACGTGTGGCGCCTCTCGCCGCTAACGGCGGAGTAG